A genomic window from Longimicrobium sp. includes:
- a CDS encoding DUF6010 family protein: MHAHPDPTNRRSPAIPALIGVVLALPFIAILMYHPDGAYDLLALILAFTGGVYTGSALRAEVATRKLAIEWAFGALLVIVAALSFWWSPTWLAAGFGAHAAWDVAHHARPPGLGIRRWFPPFCAGFDIAVAALVLFYA; encoded by the coding sequence ATGCACGCCCATCCTGATCCCACGAACCGCCGGTCGCCCGCAATTCCCGCCCTGATCGGGGTCGTGCTGGCGCTGCCGTTCATCGCCATCCTCATGTATCACCCCGATGGCGCGTACGACCTGCTCGCGCTGATCCTGGCGTTCACCGGAGGCGTCTACACGGGATCGGCGCTGCGGGCGGAGGTCGCGACGCGAAAGCTGGCGATCGAGTGGGCGTTTGGCGCGCTCCTGGTCATTGTGGCGGCGCTGAGCTTCTGGTGGTCTCCCACCTGGCTGGCGGCGGGCTTCGGCGCGCATGCCGCGTGGGACGTGGCCCACCACGCGCGCCCGCCGGGCCTGGGCATCCGCCGCTGGTTTCCGCCGTTCTGCGCCGGTTTCGACATCGCCGTCGCCGCGCTCGTCCTGTTCTACGCCTAA